Part of the Chelmon rostratus isolate fCheRos1 chromosome 13, fCheRos1.pri, whole genome shotgun sequence genome is shown below.
gtaacaGTTCTCAAAACAGTGAGAAATGCCATCagtataaaaatgcaaataactGAAAGTAActtggtgcctacattacccacaatgcaacttgtaCGTGAACAGTTAACAGTCAGAGATTGGGGAGTGTCATACTAGTAAAAGTAGTAGTGTTACGCTATTGTGGCCTTGCCTCAAGCAGAGACAAGCAGCGGCCTACATCATTTCATTCTTAGTTAATACcctcagattttatttatcttcaaAACTGTAGTCTTCAGACCCAACCGAGAAATTAATCAGATATTgctcagctccctctggagccataAAGGGCTTTATACAAATTGTAGACTTAAAGGCCTGCAAACAGACTTTGCTGCATTAAGTTCCCCTGTACAGATGGACAGTTCTCACATGTTAATAATCTCTGGTCTGGTACTGACCTCTGGTGGCCACAGCTGGAAAGTATATTAACTTTCTATTAATTATTCTATTACATTTACcttgcagttttgtttgttcgAAACACAGATTTCAGTTGGCAAAGTAGCAAATTCTTACTTAAAGCTGTGCTGTGTTCTCACATTGCCTCATATGATCAAAAGCactttgcagtttgtttgttttttaaagtcaCAATTTGCTCGAGGAACAGTCAGCACAGCAACAGTGTTCAGTGAAGTGTTCTTAACTGAACTTAACTTAACTGTTCAGTTAAGAAGAGAGCTGAAGGGCAACTCAGATTAATGGCAGCTAAGATGATAAATGAGGCTGTTGATTGATTCTAAATGCACTTTATGAATACTGTCATACCAGACCAGCATTGTCTTACTGGTCTGCATTTggctgtaatgttttttttttttttttttttttttggcagatgTTAGAACAATACCTTGAGTTTTACTGAAAGGTTCTGTAACAGCATTATGCTGAAATTTTGCCATAGGCTACCAGCACAAAAGACACAATCTCAGATGAGTTCTCCATAACTTTCTTGTGTGAGATGCAGCTCAATGTGAGTCGCTGCTGAATTATGGTTATAATGGCATATAACATCACTTAGTTGGATAATGGATTATGATGCAGACAACTGTTATCAAATGCTTTGATACAAAATACAgtgtgaaatctgttttttttccttattaGCACATTTGTGAAGCATCTTTTCAGTCTaaagtgacaaaatgtcaaGACATAGATATAAGTAATCAAGagttacatttattttgcagttaGCCTAGTATGCAGAGGGTCATTTTTGAAAAAGCACCTGCAAGAACAAAATGGTATAATCACAGGCTTCATCAGATGCCACGTCAGATCTGTGGTTCAACATGTAAGGATGCTGACAAAGGAGATTCAGAGGGATTTAAGTTTTCTTGTCAAGTTTAAGGGTAAGAGCAGTGAGGCCAAATACCCCGTAAGCTCCCTgaagagagatgaggagcaCCTTCAAACATGCGGCGTACATCCTCCAGATACAAAATCCAGGCTGATCGGCATCGTTCCCCAGCACTTTGCTACCACGATGGTGAGTGCAGCCGCTTTTTAAGGATCTTCCTCTCAGAGTTGAGTCTGCCTTGACCGGTtgggttgagagagagagagagagagagagagagagagagagagagagatgacaatAACAATTATAGTAACAGctataataatactaatactaatactataTGGTATGTGCATGGTAGTATATGCAcagaataatgataataatgtgtATAACTTTTAATCAAGCCGGGTCACGGCAGTTGGCAGCCATGATGCATGAGAAGCACAAGGACTCCGGGGAAGAGGCCAAGTTAGTAACATGCGTTAATGGGACATGAATGCGtacagatggagaaggagaggagctTGGTGTATAATGGGAAGTCCCCCCCCACAGTCTAAGCCTAAAGCAGCATGAGGAGGGGCTTGTCCAAGGCAAGTCTGAGCAAGCCCGtactgtaagctttatcaaagaggagAGTTTTAAGCCTGCTCCCCACGCAGaaactggaagatggttccacaggagaggacCTTGATGGCTGAAGGCACCATAAGTAAGCCCACAATCAGGGAGCGCAGTGTTCTAGTCGAGTAATAGGCTACTTTGAACTCTTTACCATATGAAGGTGCTTGACCATTTTGTGAGtaagaaggattttaaattctgttcTAGATTTTACAGGGAGCTAATTCAGAACATGGGAGAAAGATGATCTCTTTTCCTGGATTTTTGTCAGAACACTTGCCACAGCcttctggatcagctggagagtcTTTAGCGACGTACTGTAACAGCCTGATAGAAAGCAATAGCAAAAAATATCCTGGAACAAATGCACGGTCTAGTGgttatgtaaaatgtaaaacatttggGGCTGATtgatctcagtttcctcaggaagtagagtctgctcattcccttcttgtacacagtctctgtgttggatttccagtccagtctgttgtcaatcaccactccaaggtatttgtagtcctccacctcctccaccacctcccctttgatccgtagtggctgtgaaggcgtcttcttcctcctgaagtcgatcaccatctctcttgtcttgctgatgttcagcctcaggtggttctgttcggaccactcaacaaagttgtctatcagtgtcctgtactccccctcctctccctctcttatacacccgacaacagctgagtcatcagagaacttctgcaggtgacatgactcagagttgtacttaatgtcagtggtgtataaggtgaagaggaagggagaaagcacagtcccctgtggactgtggactttctcctgactcgggctcaggttgaacagatgtttcagtacaggagacagctggctagcacaggtcttcaggatcctaggTGTGATGCCATCggggcctgctgcctttcgctgAGCACTGGGAATTCAGTTTTGCAGCAACATGCGGACAGAGGGTGAAGGATGAAGGCTGAACAATTACGTGGCAGCATAACACAAATTcatgatttcagctttaaattaactttgtcgggttcaaacagaaaaatgcaaccGAAAGGAGAAAGACTATATTATATAAAgctgccaaacacacaaacaaacttccGATGTCCTCCCTCGCTtcatgcttacacacacacacacacacacacacacacacacacacacacacacacacacacacacacacacacacacacaacttatGGCTAACAGAACACCTGTTCCAAAATTCCAAAGTGCAGTGTGGCGTATGGTAGCGTCACTGTCTCATCTTTTTACCGGAGTTCTGTATCAACAACAACTTAAACAAAAACTCTGTATAAATAAAAACTCTGTATACGACTCAAAGttgcaaagaacaaaaatacTGCAAAGTAAATATTGAATGGATGTGCATGGAGTAGATGATTTTGTCCAGcatatgcatgtatacatgtcagtacagtacatacactACGCAGGAAACAGTGCAGttaaactgtaaaacataatCTACAATGGAAGTAAGGGGATGATTTGGTCTTAGAGGGTTATTGACACTGACTGATTTTCAAATCCGACATACAGTATTGGTGCTTTATGACAGGAGATTTTGTCAGAAAACGGAAAGTATTCATTTGACAAGAAAGCTTTGGAGTTATTTTAATGAGCCTGTTGATTGATCCTCAAGTCATTGTTTCATTAAGTCACAGTACAATATTTTCAATTTACTCTTACTGTTTTCATCCACTGAATTTCTGTATTAATATTGGTTGGTATAGCAAATGCTAGGCCGATACTGTTAATTTACTGAAATCTGATTATGCCAGGAATTACGGAGAAATTAGTTACTTAATACAAATGGGGTCAGTGACTTTCTCTGCAACTTCAAAGGTACTGTGAAACACTCAGCCTGGCATGCTCTGCACCTCTTACACATTATACAAGTATTAAAAGTGTGCAACTTTCCACATTATCCAAGGAGAACAGTGTTCGAATCGACAGTCAAAGTAAAAAGTCTACTGCTTGTGATCACTCAGTTAGAAAGTCCAGCAACCAATTACAGAGAGAGGTGTTCAGGCCCAGCTGGTCCAGTTCCCATATTAACTGCCGAGGAATAATGGTACTGAATGCTGAACTGAAGTATTCTCTGAAGTTGGAGAGATTGTTCAGCAGAGAGGTGTCGCTGTCACAGGtcttgttaatttaaacacaagatacttgtgctcaaaaagaggattcattctcagtgaagaaccttggagctctaatctgcctctatacatgccaaagagcagtgattcctaacacgtctctgggggtcatcaggtggatacctcccttcaacagtgtttcgcctacttagtcccacgacacctccaggaggctaggcggtgaactccggtgtcccagagtcaccccccctagtgccagttcacactgctcctacacaatccaaacagcactgccacgttcaactgacccaggcctgtttaggagatgccccaggtagtggccagcaccgatgctaccatttagctaatgctaactgctaagaagaacagaagaagacaatacagtttcgatgcaaccatttagctaatgctaatgctaaccgctacctgctaagaggaacagaagaagacaatacgGCTACATTCACCtatattgttaatgttaactgctagatgccaatactaactgctaagatactatcatactaccaccgctttagctattgttagctgctacaatgctaccaccggcctagatgccacattgttgccaattgccgcactaccatcatctacccctaCCTCTCACCgactgcaccaataaaagcggggtgtgggaatgcaaaccctggttcgggtagggggtagaaaataaagaggtagagtcaaagatgaaagtagggattggatacaaacccttgttcgggtagggggtagaaagtttagagggtgctgaaggtggaggcctaaaccacagactagatttaacagcctcttctaacatttccttcaagaagcaaacaaaacagggaaacaaccaaaaaagaacaaacaagccaactctgtatcttacaacacaaactcacctgaacaggccacatggtcccaaagaaagactctagctggccacacccccaccttatctacacttcctcttcctggatttcttcctattgggagagtgagaagatggggcgggggaagcagagcagaggagaggttcggggaaagcagagcaatGTCATGATTCTGTGATGATCTGCATGCTGGTTGTAGCatgacagtgatgtggtcagagaGGCAAAGGTCAGGGAGAAATTAAGCCTTGTTTTAAAAACCAGGTCCAGTGTATTATTTCTCATTGCTGGTAAATCAACATGGCGTTATATTTTTGGAAGCACAGTCTTAAGATCTGCATGGTTAAATTCCTCACATAGACTGAGAAATCTATCTGGGTGGGCTGTCTGTTGCTCACTGATGATGCCTGAAACAGagtgacatttctgtcattgttGTTGGGGCTGGGGGAAATGTAAACCCCATTCCTGCTTCCCCTCACATTGCTTGCAGTGCCTCCTCTTTGAATGGGGGGCAGCAGTCGAGGCCAGTGATGGTGAGCAGGCCAAGTAATCCAAGGAGCAGAATTTTCTCTGCTCGTGTGGTTCCCAAGTTGTAATATGTCATTCTACTGACGTCAAGCAGAAATCAAAACACATGCTTTGCACCTTTTTGTAATATCTGCACATTATGTGAGTATTAGATGTGTGTAACTTTCTACACTATTTTTTGTCTAAAGTTTTTAAACCACATTGTGCAGACAAATATAATATTATCCTCTCAAAGAGCAGAGATACCTCTCCTTGCTCTGAACATTTATTTTCGATCAAACAGAAATCTTTTACATGATTGTCTTATTTTCGGTAGGTTAAATCCATACATAAAGGGAGTGATCATTGGCTGGCAAATCAGGAGATACACAGATAAAATAATGCGTATCTTATCTGGCACATGAGATACATCAAACCTGGaatcaacaaagtgaaaaatacagcCAACAAACAAGTTTGACACAGAGACAATCTGAGGTGTGCAGGTGGAGATggctttttgcttgttttctttagAGGTATTCAGACAAACTGCCAAAATCTTCATGTAAGACACTAAAATGAGACTAAATGGGATCACCATAGTCACAAAGGCAAAAAGCAGGTCAGATATGTTGTTAAGTACTGAAAATGAACACGTAAGTTTAATTACTAAGTGGTGGTCACAAAACACTTTGTCAATGACATTTCCACAAAATTTCAAACggatgacaaatgaaaatgagaatatAAAATTAACAAATGAATACGTCCACACAAGTAGAATGATCAGTCCTACTCTCCCTGCGTTCATAATGACGCTGTAGTGTAAAGGACAACAGATAGCAACATATCTGTCGTAGGCCATGGCTGCTAAAATGCAAAACTCAACAGAAGCACAAGTGTAGATACAACACATCTGCAGAAAACACCAGGGCAGGGTCACTTCATGGctgtctgaaaacatctgtgaGAGCATAAGAGGATACAGTGATGTGCTGCCACCGATTTCATTCACAAATAAATTACAGAGTAATATAAACATCGGCTCATGTAACCTTTTGTCCACATATATGACCATAATAACAACTGTGTTGGCCACACATATGGAGAGGTACCATAACAGCATAATGCTGAAATACAGGTATTTTAACTCTCCAATATTGCCATAGGCTGCCAGCACAAAAGACACAACCTCAGTTGAGttctccatttctttcttgTGTAACGTGAGTGCCACTCAGTGAAACAGAGAGGTTACTATTAAAGATAGCTCAAGAACAGTGTTGTCTGTTATCCTTTTGAATAATGCCTCAGTCTAATATTATACCTGCAAGTTTTCTAATGATCCTTGTGTTCGGCAGGCaaacacattgattttttttgctgGCTGTTGTTAGAAAATTCCAAAGTACAAAAGAATCTAATAGAAAGAACACAAAGAATCACGAGAAAACAAATTCTAAAATTTCTTCATACCAGTGTGCAACAGCACAACAATTGCTTTCACCACACTGggcaaaacaacaaaggtaaATGAATTATGGTCATAAAGGATTATAACAACACTTGGTTGGTTAATGAATTCTAATGCAGACAACTgttgaaatgcttttttaacaaatacaaaaaataacttgtgaattcagattttttttcttcttagcACATTTGAAAAGTTTATGA
Proteins encoded:
- the LOC121616403 gene encoding olfactory receptor 7G1-like, with protein sequence MENSTEVVSFVLAAYGNIGELKYLYFSIMLLWYLSICVANTVVIMVIYVDKRLHEPMFILLCNLFVNEIGGSTSLYPLMLSQMFSDSHEVTLPWCFLQMCCIYTCASVEFCILAAMAYDRYVAICCPLHYSVIMNAGRVGLIILLVWTYSFVNFIFSFSFVIRLKFCGNVIDKVFCDHHLVIKLTCSFSVLNNISDLLFAFVTMVIPFSLILVSYMKILAVCLNTSKENKQKAISTCTPQIVSVSNLFVGCIFHFVDSRFDVSHVPDKIRIILSVYLLICQPMITPFMYGFNLPKIRQSCKRFLFDRK